CGTCTCGGTGACCTTCATGGACGCCGAAGACCAGCCGATCTTCGAGCCGGACCTGGGCACCACCCCGCTGTGGAGCCATACCCACCTGCTCGCACTGTTCGAAGCCGATACCGACGAAGCCGCGCTGCTCGCCCACCTCACCCTGCTGACCGGCGGCGAGCTGCCGCAGCACCAGATCGAACGGATCGAGGACCAGGACTGGGAACGCAGCTGGATGGACAACTTCAAGCCGATGCGTTTCGGCCGCCGCCTGTGGATCGTGCCCAGCTGGCACGACGCGCCGGAGCCGGACGCAGTGAACCTGCTGCTCGATCCGGGCCTGGCCTTCGGCACCGGCACCCACCCGACCACCTCGCTCTGCCTACAGTGGCTGGACAGCCAGGAGCTGGCCGGCCAGTACGTACTGGACTTCGGCTGCGGCTCGGGCATCCTCGCCATCGCCGCGCTGCTGCTGGGCGCCGAACGCGCCGCCGGCACCGACATCGACCCGCAGGCGCTGGAAGCCTCCCGCGACAACGCCTCGCGCAACGGCATCGACCCGGCCAGATTCCCCGTCTACCTGCCCGCCGATCTGCCAAAGGAGCCGGCGGACGTCCTGGTAGCGAACATTCTGGCCGGTCCGCTGGTCACATTGGCAGAGCAGCTCACCGGGCTGGTCAAGCCCGGTGGCCGACTGGCCCTCTCGGGCATCCTTGCCGAGCAGGCCGAGGAAGTGCGCGCGGCCTATGCCGGCGCCTTCGACCTCGACCCGACCGCCGAGCACGAAGGCTGGATCCGCATTACCGGTCGCCGCCGCTGAGTGCCCGCCGCAAGGGGCTTGGGTTAGACTAACCGTTTGTTTTTCGCCGGACCGCCGCATGAGTGACAGCTTCATCACACAGTGCCCCCATTGCCAGACCCGCTTCCGCGTCAACTCGGCGCAATTGGGCGCGGCCAGCGGGGCGGTGCGCTGCGGAACCTGCCTGAAGGTCTTCAACGCCCCGCAGAACATGCTGGGCGAGTCGACACCGGCCCCGATCCTGACGGCCGTGGTTCCGCCCCCCGTCAGTCCGCCGTCGCCGACGCCTGCACCCGCGCCGAAACCCGCGATCGAACCGGCGGCACCCGCCACCGCCGAGGCAGCGCCCGTCCCTGCGCCGGCCTTCACCGCCTTCGCCCCGGAAAAATCGCAACCGGTCCCCGCCCCCGTCTCCGGCGCCGCCACCCTCGGCTGGCCGCTGG
This Pseudomonas sp. ATCC 13867 DNA region includes the following protein-coding sequences:
- the prmA gene encoding 50S ribosomal protein L11 methyltransferase codes for the protein MPWLQVRLAITPDQAETYEDALLEVGAVSVTFMDAEDQPIFEPDLGTTPLWSHTHLLALFEADTDEAALLAHLTLLTGGELPQHQIERIEDQDWERSWMDNFKPMRFGRRLWIVPSWHDAPEPDAVNLLLDPGLAFGTGTHPTTSLCLQWLDSQELAGQYVLDFGCGSGILAIAALLLGAERAAGTDIDPQALEASRDNASRNGIDPARFPVYLPADLPKEPADVLVANILAGPLVTLAEQLTGLVKPGGRLALSGILAEQAEEVRAAYAGAFDLDPTAEHEGWIRITGRRR